One genomic segment of Pseudomonas fortuita includes these proteins:
- a CDS encoding site-specific integrase — protein MGTITQRKRKDGSSGFTAQIRIMKEGKAVYQESQTFDRKATAQAWIRKREAELYEPGAIEKAKRKGVTVKQMIDQYLAEYEKLRPLGKTKRATLKAIGESWLGEVADQDLTSQKLVDYAMDRIEKDGIQPQTVGNDLAHLGAVLSVARPAWGYEVDPLAMPDARRVLKKLGAVTKSVERNRRPTKDELEKLIKYFQKVRDARRQEIDMVRVVVFALFSTRRQEEITRIRWAALDDQEQSALITDMKNPGQKYGNDVWCHMPDEAWRILQSMPKVADEVFPYNSRSISASFTRACHFLQIEDLHFHDLRHDGVSRLFEKGWDIPRVASVSGHRDWNSMRRYTHLRGKGDPYEGWEMLEEVVTGPVIEAQKRVKRHA, from the coding sequence ATGGGAACCATCACGCAGCGCAAGCGCAAGGACGGGTCTTCGGGCTTTACGGCCCAGATCCGAATCATGAAGGAAGGTAAGGCAGTTTATCAGGAAAGCCAGACGTTCGACCGGAAGGCGACGGCGCAGGCCTGGATCAGGAAGCGTGAGGCCGAACTGTACGAGCCGGGCGCCATCGAGAAAGCCAAACGGAAGGGCGTGACGGTCAAGCAGATGATTGACCAGTACCTGGCCGAGTACGAGAAGCTGCGGCCGCTGGGCAAGACCAAGCGTGCAACCCTCAAGGCTATTGGTGAAAGCTGGCTTGGCGAGGTTGCAGACCAAGACCTGACCAGCCAGAAGCTGGTTGACTACGCCATGGACCGGATCGAGAAGGACGGCATCCAGCCACAGACGGTCGGCAATGATCTGGCGCACCTCGGTGCCGTACTGTCCGTGGCCAGGCCGGCCTGGGGCTATGAGGTTGATCCGCTGGCCATGCCTGACGCCCGGCGCGTATTAAAGAAGCTGGGCGCCGTGACCAAAAGCGTTGAGCGCAACCGCCGACCGACCAAGGATGAACTCGAAAAGCTGATCAAGTACTTCCAGAAGGTGCGCGATGCCAGGCGCCAAGAGATCGACATGGTGCGGGTGGTGGTCTTCGCGCTGTTCTCCACCCGGCGCCAGGAAGAGATCACCCGGATTCGCTGGGCTGCGCTCGATGACCAGGAGCAATCGGCGCTGATCACCGACATGAAGAACCCGGGCCAGAAGTACGGCAACGACGTGTGGTGCCACATGCCCGACGAGGCATGGCGCATTTTGCAGTCCATGCCAAAGGTTGCCGACGAGGTGTTTCCGTACAACTCCAGGTCGATATCGGCGTCCTTCACCAGGGCCTGTCATTTCCTTCAGATTGAAGACCTTCACTTCCACGACCTGCGCCACGATGGCGTAAGCCGTCTGTTCGAAAAAGGGTGGGATATTCCGCGCGTGGCCAGCGTGTCGGGCCACCGGGATTGGAACTCGATGCGGCGCTATACGCACCTGCGGGGGAAGGGAGACCCCTATGAGGGGTGGGAGATGCTGGAAGAGGTTGTAACGGGCCCCGTTATCGAGGCCCAAAAGAGGGTCAAGAGACACGCCTGA
- a CDS encoding pyocin activator PrtN family protein — protein MNTAFLLMAQYNGQAIIPIDLVCKDYFDITPTKLKAKVARGEINLPLVWMEPSQKGARGVHLTDLAAYIDNQREKAKAEQDKLMGRGLRRVS, from the coding sequence ATGAATACCGCCTTCCTGCTGATGGCCCAGTACAACGGCCAGGCCATCATCCCAATCGACCTGGTCTGCAAGGACTACTTCGATATCACCCCAACCAAGCTCAAGGCCAAGGTGGCCCGGGGCGAAATCAACTTGCCGCTGGTGTGGATGGAGCCCAGCCAGAAAGGCGCACGCGGTGTGCACCTGACGGACCTGGCCGCCTACATCGACAACCAGCGCGAGAAGGCTAAAGCCGAGCAGGACAAGCTCATGGGTCGCGGCCTCAGGCGTGTCTCTTGA
- a CDS encoding methyltransferase, which produces MSAAAKVLDPCSASRMMWFDKEDQRALFGDIRDEEHLLCDGRVLKVEPDVLMDFRSLPFEASTFRLVVFDPPHLTRAGVDSWMRAKYGLLTSDWREDIRQGFAECFRVLKPEGILIFKWNETQVLVSELLALTDEKPLFGHKSGKREKTHWITFMKRPAA; this is translated from the coding sequence ATGAGTGCTGCAGCTAAAGTGCTCGACCCTTGCAGCGCCAGCCGCATGATGTGGTTCGACAAAGAAGACCAGCGCGCCCTGTTCGGTGACATCCGCGACGAAGAGCACCTGCTCTGCGACGGCCGGGTGCTGAAGGTTGAGCCCGATGTGCTGATGGACTTCCGTAGCCTGCCCTTCGAGGCCTCAACCTTCCGCCTGGTCGTGTTCGATCCGCCGCACCTAACCCGGGCCGGCGTCGATAGCTGGATGCGCGCCAAGTACGGACTGCTGACCAGCGACTGGCGGGAGGACATCCGCCAGGGCTTCGCCGAGTGCTTCCGCGTACTGAAGCCCGAGGGAATCCTGATCTTCAAGTGGAACGAAACCCAGGTGCTGGTCAGCGAGCTGTTGGCCCTCACCGATGAGAAGCCCCTGTTCGGCCACAAGTCCGGCAAGCGCGAAAAGACGCACTGGATCACCTTCATGAAACGCCCGGCAGCCTAA
- a CDS encoding phage protein NinX family protein, with translation MTDLIEVTTAELVGEALGWAVGKAEGLDVYLEPPGYNGVPWRVFARYRGQAIEHTKRYNPWEDWSLAGALQDKYVRLLERSADGESVAITWRPGSCREGEGWGDTTPVAVGRSIVELIRGDTVQVPKELMP, from the coding sequence ATGACCGACCTGATCGAAGTGACTACGGCGGAGCTGGTCGGTGAGGCGCTGGGATGGGCTGTCGGCAAGGCCGAAGGGCTGGATGTGTACCTGGAACCTCCCGGGTACAACGGCGTGCCATGGCGGGTGTTCGCCCGGTACCGGGGCCAGGCCATCGAGCACACCAAGCGCTATAACCCATGGGAGGACTGGTCCCTGGCCGGCGCCCTGCAAGACAAGTACGTGCGCTTGCTAGAGCGTAGCGCGGACGGCGAGAGTGTTGCCATCACGTGGCGGCCTGGCTCGTGCCGTGAGGGTGAAGGCTGGGGGGATACGACGCCAGTAGCGGTGGGCCGGTCCATCGTCGAACTCATCCGCGGCGATACCGTCCAGGTGCCGAAGGAGCTGATGCCATGA
- a CDS encoding DNA cytosine methyltransferase produces the protein MTCMTSLALPFEKELVVDLFAGGGGASSGIAEAYREPDVAVNHNPIALAVHRANHQQTEHYVADVFEVDPILATKGQPVGILWASPDCRHHSKAKGGKPRDRKIRGLAWVIIRWAYQTRPRLIFLENVEEFADWGPLDDEGKPVKAEKGRTFQAFVNVLGKGIPEDHPDLPEILAEIGDHVPKEALVRGLRYNFEHQVRVAADQGAPTIRKRLYGIARRDGKPIVWPAPTHHKNPGKGQKAWRSAAECIDWELQGRTIFRDDALVENTMNRIAKGLWRHTLACNDPFIVPLRGTSKSHTSTHSVGEPASTISGGGTHHALVQPTMAMAGCLTEHANGSTQRTFDTLEPLRTQVAQVKGGHFALVGAHLTHLTHHGDRSGYPATDPAMTVTGANRGEQALVSASLVTLRKGCVGAAANGPLSCITQNSGHHAVASAHLEQANGGFYKGDGRAADDPFSTVLGKGSNQRLVTAYMVKYYGAEKDGISLREPVHTIPSKDRMAVVEVVQLHSHTLTDEQLAGARKCAAFLRKYLPQHFTEHADIVMVGDYVLIDITLRMLQPHELKRAQGFRPDYIIDRGLFLDEVTGQLHWKAISKTDQVKLLGNSVCKDEARALVAANASDLIELYQRLAA, from the coding sequence ATGACCTGTATGACCTCCCTCGCCCTGCCCTTCGAAAAGGAGCTGGTCGTCGATCTCTTCGCCGGCGGAGGCGGCGCCAGCAGCGGAATCGCTGAGGCGTACCGCGAACCGGATGTGGCGGTGAACCACAACCCGATCGCCCTGGCTGTGCACCGCGCCAACCACCAGCAGACCGAGCACTACGTTGCAGACGTGTTCGAAGTCGATCCGATCCTGGCAACGAAGGGGCAGCCGGTCGGCATCTTGTGGGCTTCGCCCGACTGCCGGCACCACAGCAAGGCCAAGGGCGGGAAACCCCGTGACCGCAAGATTCGCGGCCTCGCATGGGTGATCATTCGCTGGGCATACCAGACTCGTCCGCGACTGATCTTCCTTGAAAACGTGGAAGAGTTCGCCGACTGGGGGCCGCTCGACGATGAGGGCAAGCCGGTCAAAGCCGAAAAGGGCCGGACATTCCAAGCGTTCGTGAACGTCCTGGGCAAGGGGATTCCAGAGGATCACCCAGACCTGCCTGAGATCTTGGCCGAAATCGGCGACCACGTACCCAAGGAAGCACTGGTGCGAGGCCTTCGCTACAACTTCGAGCACCAGGTGCGCGTCGCGGCCGATCAGGGCGCGCCAACGATCCGCAAGCGCCTTTACGGCATCGCGCGGCGCGATGGCAAGCCCATCGTCTGGCCGGCACCGACACACCACAAGAACCCGGGCAAGGGTCAGAAAGCCTGGCGATCCGCCGCCGAATGCATCGACTGGGAACTGCAGGGCCGCACGATCTTCCGGGACGACGCTCTGGTCGAAAACACAATGAACCGTATCGCCAAAGGCCTGTGGCGGCACACCCTGGCCTGCAACGACCCGTTCATAGTCCCGCTGCGCGGAACCTCGAAGTCGCACACCAGCACGCACAGCGTCGGTGAGCCAGCCTCGACCATCAGCGGTGGCGGTACCCATCACGCCCTGGTTCAGCCGACGATGGCGATGGCGGGATGCCTTACTGAGCATGCGAATGGGTCGACCCAGCGCACTTTCGACACTCTTGAGCCACTGCGAACCCAAGTTGCTCAAGTCAAGGGAGGCCACTTTGCGTTGGTCGGCGCGCATCTGACACACCTGACGCACCATGGCGATCGATCAGGCTACCCTGCCACGGACCCTGCCATGACGGTGACAGGCGCCAATCGCGGCGAGCAGGCACTGGTTTCGGCCTCCCTGGTAACGTTACGCAAAGGCTGCGTGGGTGCTGCCGCAAACGGCCCTCTCAGCTGCATCACGCAAAACAGCGGTCACCACGCTGTTGCATCCGCCCACTTGGAGCAGGCCAACGGCGGCTTCTACAAGGGCGACGGCCGTGCAGCGGACGATCCGTTCTCGACCGTCCTGGGCAAAGGCTCAAATCAGCGTCTGGTCACTGCCTACATGGTGAAGTACTACGGTGCCGAGAAGGACGGGATCTCACTTCGTGAGCCGGTCCACACGATCCCGTCGAAGGATCGCATGGCTGTGGTCGAAGTCGTCCAGTTGCACAGCCACACGCTGACAGATGAGCAACTGGCCGGTGCCCGCAAGTGCGCGGCGTTCCTCCGAAAATACCTGCCGCAGCACTTCACCGAGCACGCCGATATCGTCATGGTCGGTGACTACGTGCTGATCGACATTACCCTGCGCATGCTGCAACCGCACGAGCTGAAACGCGCCCAAGGCTTCCGACCGGACTACATCATCGACCGAGGCCTGTTCCTCGATGAAGTGACCGGCCAGCTGCACTGGAAAGCCATCAGCAAGACTGACCAGGTGAAGCTGCTGGGCAACAGTGTCTGCAAGGACGAAGCCCGGGCCCTTGTCGCGGCGAACGCATCCGACCTCATCGAACTCTACCAGCGCCTGGCGGCCTGA